The Gemmatimonadota bacterium DH-78 region GCCGTACAGATGGAGGCGCACGCCGGTCGCCCGGGGGGCGAAGAGGCGGAAGATCGTCTCCGAGCCGTCGTCGGCCACCCGCGCGCCCAGGGGCAGCGGGGAGTAGAGGGTGCGGAAGACGGGGTCGCGCCGGACCGCCGCGCGCAGGCCGTGCTCGGGGAGTTCGAGGTGGTGCACTCGCCAGGGGTCGAGGCGCCGGGCGGGTACGAGGCGCACCTCGCCATCGTCGATCCGCAGGACCGCGGCCAGGGTCACGGGTGCTCCGGCGCCGTCGGCGAGGTGCCAGGCCGCGGGGTCGATCGGGGGGTCGAGCCCCTCGAGCCTCGCGCGGATCATTCGCGCGCCGAGAATCTCGGCCCGGAGGCGGGCGGCGGTCATCGGGCGTCGTCGATCAGGCGGAGGCGCGCCTCGACCCGGGGGTCGGCGAGCAGGTCGTCGAGCCATCCCGACATCGGGCGCTGCCAGTTGGGGCGGACCGACGAGGCGGTGCCCGGCAGGTTCACCTGCTCCGGCTCGTCCCAAAGATCCTCGAGCCACGCGATCAGCATCGGACTGTCGGATCGGGCGAGCCAGTCCAGCACCCGGTCGAGGAAGTCGCCCGGGTCGTCGGGGTCGGCCCCGACCGCCGCGGCGAGGCGCCCGACCGCCTCGGCGCGGGCCTCGCGCTCGGCGGGGGCGTCCTCGGCCGCGAGCAGCTTCGACTCCACCCGTGCGTCGATGTCGCGCCCTTCGAGCCAGCCGGCGAAGGTGGGGGTGTCGTGCGTGTCGATCATCGCCACCTCGTCGCCGGTGGGCGGCGCGGGTTCGGGGGCCCCGGCCTCGAAGAGGGCGAGGCGCATGCCCTTGATGCCGTGCCGGGGCAGCGCCTCGTCGATCTCGCGCGGCACGGTGCCCAGATTCTCGCCCACGAGTTCGCAGCCGTGCCTGTGCGACTCCAGCACGAGCACGGCCAGCAGCTCGTCGAGCGGGTAGCGCACGTAGGTGCCGCGGTGCAGGTCGATGCCGTGGGGCACCCAGTAGAGCCGGCTGAGTGCCATGATGTGGTCGATGCGCAGCACGCCGGCGAGGGCGGCCTGGTGGGCGATGGTGCGCGCCAGGTAGCGGTGGCCCTCCAGCCGCGACGCCTCGGGCAGGATCGGGGCGAACCCCCAGTCCTGCCCGCTCGGGAAGCCGGGGTCGGGCGGGGCTCCGACCGACATGCCCGAGGCGAACAGGTGCTGGCGCGACCAGGGGTCGTAGCCGTCGGGGTGCACCCCCACCGCGAGGTCGAGCCCCAGCGCGACGCCGAGGTGGTCGAAGGCGGAGCGCAGGCGGTCGGTGCGGGCCGCCGCGTGATGCTGGGCCACGCGGTGAAACCGGGCTTCGTCGGCGTCGATCTGGTCGTCGCGGAGGGTGCCGCTGCGGGCCTCCGCCGGCCACTGGCGCCAGTCGCGGCCGAGGGCCACCTGGGCGCCGCGGAATCGGGCGTAGCGCTCGAGTTCGGGCGAGAGCTGCGAGGACTCCGGCTCGGGTGCCGCGGCGAGGCGGGCGCGGATCTCCGCCTCGGCCCGGGTGACGTCGAGACGATCGACGGGATTCGGCATGGCCGCCGCGCGCGGCCCTCCCCCGATCACCAGCTCCGACCAGAAGAGGCGGCTCACCGGCGAGTAGGGACTCGGCTCGGCGGGCGGTGTGTTGAAGGTGGGCAGCAACGGGAGTGCCGTGACGATGTCGCCGCCGTGCCGGGCCACCACCCGCGCCACCGTTTCGAGGTCGTCGAGGTCGCCGATGGCGCCCGAGCGGCGGCTGCGCAGCGCCGCCACATGGGTGGCCACCCCCCACCGGCGCCGGGACCGCGCCGGACGCCAGCCGAGCCGGGGGGCGGAGAGCACGGGAGCCCGCGCTTCGGTGTCGCCCACCGTCATATGCAGGGTGTGGCGACCGATCGGGAGTCGCACCGCCCTCAGCGCCAGGGTGCCGGCGAGCA contains the following coding sequences:
- a CDS encoding 4-alpha-glucanotransferase — translated: MDARTALDRLADLLGVARSYVDGLGRTVQVPPETLSAICRSMGMPMEGPGDAPAALAHLRAERAAGPRIPSVIVAWEGVLPRFPLRTLAPVRAWIECDDGPRVPLELLAGTLALRAVRLPIGRHTLHMTVGDTEARAPVLSAPRLGWRPARSRRRWGVATHVAALRSRRSGAIGDLDDLETVARVVARHGGDIVTALPLLPTFNTPPAEPSPYSPVSRLFWSELVIGGGPRAAAMPNPVDRLDVTRAEAEIRARLAAAPEPESSQLSPELERYARFRGAQVALGRDWRQWPAEARSGTLRDDQIDADEARFHRVAQHHAAARTDRLRSAFDHLGVALGLDLAVGVHPDGYDPWSRQHLFASGMSVGAPPDPGFPSGQDWGFAPILPEASRLEGHRYLARTIAHQAALAGVLRIDHIMALSRLYWVPHGIDLHRGTYVRYPLDELLAVLVLESHRHGCELVGENLGTVPREIDEALPRHGIKGMRLALFEAGAPEPAPPTGDEVAMIDTHDTPTFAGWLEGRDIDARVESKLLAAEDAPAEREARAEAVGRLAAAVGADPDDPGDFLDRVLDWLARSDSPMLIAWLEDLWDEPEQVNLPGTASSVRPNWQRPMSGWLDDLLADPRVEARLRLIDDAR